A region of the Sminthopsis crassicaudata isolate SCR6 chromosome 6, ASM4859323v1, whole genome shotgun sequence genome:
TCTAAACTGTTTTCCTATTTTAATCCCATAGCAGATGAAATCAATCAAAGATGTTTCAAGGAAATCTCTCCCATGTGACCACATTCATTCTCATTGGAGTCTCAGAAAATCCAGAGCTTCAGCTTcccctcttcttcatcttcttagcTATCTATGGAGTGACCGTGACTGGAAATGTGGGAATCATCACACTCACTAGTATAGATTCTCGACTTCAAACTCCCATGTACTTTTTCCTCAGACATTTAGCAATCATCAATCTTGGCAATTCCACTGTCATTGCTCCCCAGATGCTGGTTAATTTcttgctggagaagaaaaccatTTCCTACTATGGATGTATAATCCAACATGGAGGCTTCATAGTGTTCATAGTTGCTGAGGTTTCCATGTTGGCTGCTATGGCCTATGACCGCTATGTGGCTATTTGTAATCCCCTATTATACATGGTTGTGGTATCACGGAAGGTTTGCATCCTACTTGTCATCCTCATATATATTTATGGCTTCTCAATATCAATCACAGTTACCATTTCTGTTTTTTCAATGTCTTACTGTTCTTCCAATGTCATTAATCATTTTTACTGTGACAATATCCCTTTGTTAGCTTTATCTTGCTCTTCTACTCATATACCAGTGATTATAGTCTATATCACTGCAGCTTTCAGTCTCTTCGTTTCCTTGACAATTATCCTGGTGTCCTACTTCCAGATCATCTTGGCCATCCTGAGGATACGTTcagcagaaggaagaaaaaaagctttttccaCCTGTGCTTCCCACATGACAGCTGTCACTATTTTCTATGGGACACTCCTTTTTATGTATGTGCAGCCCCAGTCAAACCATTCCTTAGATACTGATAAAATGGCTTCAGTGTTTTATACACTCGTGATCCCTATGTTAAATCCTTTGATATATAGTCTGAGGAACAAGGATGTGAAGGAGGCTCTGAAGAGAGTTCTTGCTAACTCTtgccaaacttttaaaaacatgtaaTGTGACAAATATTTGTGGAAACAAAGAGATTCACAATGTGAAGTATCACCTctcaaattatgatttttatccATCTGAATATAACTCAGCATATAGCCTTTTGTTCATGATAATGTTCTTGGTATTTATTTGTAATAACCCAATTACTGGATCAAAGCatgtgatttattttaaattcttgttAAACATTTGCAGGTCATCTGTAACaaagcctttatttttttcctattccaccAACATCGAGGCATATAACTCTAGTACTACTATGGGTTTAATCATTATAGATGGATATCTCTATCAGGGAAATTAAAATTGTaaccatgatgaaaaaactggCTTTTTTCAACATGGCTACAATTTtaatttccctgatttttttgtataattgagcattattaaaacattaaaatatttcaaaatttggaTAAGAAAATATTCAATGAATATAATACTGAAGTTCATAAAAATCACTCCTTcctatatttacatacatatttgaGATTATACCACTTAATTTTATTGATAAGTTTTAATATATTAACACCAACaaaacttattatatatatatatatatatatatatatatatataattccctaTGGAAGGTAATAGCTCTCCAGAAGAACTAATGTAATGAACTTTTTGCTCCTTCTTTTGTGTTGTGTTTATAAGAACAGGAAATGTACAGGAATGGAGGGATATCACAGAATGTATATCCAATTAAAttggatacaaaaaaaagataaactaaatGTACCCACAATGTGTGAAGTGTTATGGAACCCTGTAatagtaattgttaaaaaaaaaacatagaagtaattttctataataatgcctcatttcttaaacatagagggaactaagaaaaaaattataaaaaataagagccatgccccaattgataaatgatcaaaagatatgatctgtacCCAAAGGGATATAGATTTGTGCATATAATCTCACCTAATAACATTACTAGGcataaataccaaaagagatttggaggtgggaaaggaggggaaaagaaaataacctaTATGAACATATTCATGGTAGCTCTCTtctcaaaacaaaaaactacaaattgagaagatgctcatcaattggggaatggctcaataaaatatggtatgtgtttgtgatgaaATATTGTTCTCTGAGACATggtgagcaggatgctctcaggaaaaaattggcaaagttctccatgaacaaagtgaaatatactgtatacaaaataatagcaatgttctgggatgaccaatTGTAAATGACTGTGCAGTTTTCAGGAGTACACACTCACAAGTtctccaaaggacttatgatgaaaaattgtaTCGTACCCAAAGAAGGAATTGACTATGTCTGAATATTTATTGAAGccttttctctgcct
Encoded here:
- the LOC141546519 gene encoding olfactory receptor 8J1-like, encoding MFQGNLSHVTTFILIGVSENPELQLPLFFIFLAIYGVTVTGNVGIITLTSIDSRLQTPMYFFLRHLAIINLGNSTVIAPQMLVNFLLEKKTISYYGCIIQHGGFIVFIVAEVSMLAAMAYDRYVAICNPLLYMVVVSRKVCILLVILIYIYGFSISITVTISVFSMSYCSSNVINHFYCDNIPLLALSCSSTHIPVIIVYITAAFSLFVSLTIILVSYFQIILAILRIRSAEGRKKAFSTCASHMTAVTIFYGTLLFMYVQPQSNHSLDTDKMASVFYTLVIPMLNPLIYSLRNKDVKEALKRVLANSCQTFKNM